A genomic window from Halorussus rarus includes:
- a CDS encoding DMT family transporter, translating into MTRYRDAALFAALALLWGGGFTAIEVGLETLDPLLFAAYRFDLGAAVALGGLAALGRLSLPRGRPAALGVLAGGTLLVFANVFFLFVGQVYTSGAVAAVVYSLNPVMTAVFAALLLDTDGLDARSVAGVGLGLLGVGLVARPSPSNAGGDALGAALVFCAVLALSSGSVLVRRFDGNVDSLSLTGWSMALGAVLLHAASLVAGEPVALPRAVPTLVAVAYLGVGGSALGYGIYFTLLERSGPFAVNLVNYGVPPVAAVVGWWYLDERLAALSLLGFGCILAGFLLVNRRAVRQELARIRGAAG; encoded by the coding sequence GTGACCAGGTACCGCGACGCCGCGCTGTTCGCCGCGCTGGCCCTGCTGTGGGGCGGCGGTTTCACCGCCATCGAGGTCGGCCTCGAGACGCTCGACCCGCTGCTGTTCGCGGCCTACCGCTTCGACCTGGGCGCGGCGGTCGCGCTGGGCGGGCTGGCCGCGCTGGGTCGGCTCTCGCTCCCGCGCGGCCGTCCGGCGGCGCTCGGCGTTCTCGCTGGCGGCACGCTGCTGGTGTTCGCGAACGTCTTCTTCCTGTTCGTCGGGCAGGTCTACACCTCCGGGGCGGTCGCGGCGGTCGTCTACAGCCTGAACCCGGTGATGACGGCGGTGTTCGCCGCGCTCCTGCTCGACACGGACGGACTCGACGCCCGCAGCGTCGCGGGCGTGGGGCTGGGCCTGCTCGGCGTCGGTCTGGTCGCCCGTCCGAGTCCGTCGAACGCCGGCGGCGACGCCCTCGGCGCGGCGCTCGTCTTCTGCGCGGTGCTGGCCCTCTCCTCGGGCAGCGTCCTGGTCCGGCGCTTCGACGGGAACGTCGACAGCCTCTCGCTGACCGGCTGGTCGATGGCGCTCGGGGCGGTGCTGCTCCACGCGGCGAGCCTCGTCGCCGGCGAGCCCGTCGCGCTCCCGAGGGCGGTACCGACGCTGGTCGCCGTCGCGTACCTCGGGGTCGGCGGGAGCGCGCTCGGCTACGGCATCTACTTCACGCTGCTGGAGCGCAGCGGCCCGTTCGCGGTCAACCTCGTCAACTACGGCGTCCCGCCCGTGGCCGCGGTCGTCGGCTGGTGGTACCTCGACGAGCGGCTGGCCGCGCTGTCGCTCCTGGGGTTCGGCTGCATCCTGGCGGGATTCCTGCTGGTGAACCGCCGGGCGGTCCGGCAGGAGCTGGCCCGGATACGGGGCGCGGCCGGGTGA
- a CDS encoding DUF7344 domain-containing protein — MKGGDRLREDGGVSRLDRYLRTLGDERRRYLLYRLSDDPVTTVDELARQVAAQTADREPSEVSEEECDRMRATLHHEHLPRLRDYGIVDYDERSQDVRLVDRSQVLQMLLQVCRFVED, encoded by the coding sequence ATGAAAGGGGGTGACCGACTGCGGGAGGACGGAGGCGTTTCGCGACTCGACCGCTACCTTCGCACCCTGGGCGACGAGCGTCGCCGGTACCTGCTGTACCGCCTGAGCGACGATCCGGTGACCACCGTCGACGAGCTCGCCCGACAGGTGGCCGCGCAGACCGCCGACCGCGAGCCGTCGGAGGTTTCCGAGGAGGAGTGCGACCGGATGCGCGCGACGCTCCACCACGAGCACCTGCCCCGGTTGCGCGACTACGGCATCGTCGACTACGACGAGCGGAGCCAGGACGTCCGCCTCGTCGACCGCTCGCAGGTGCTCCAGATGCTCCTGCAGGTCTGCCGGTTCGTCGAGGACTGA
- the azf gene encoding NAD-dependent glucose-6-phosphate dehydrogenase Azf, whose amino-acid sequence MDDPVLLTGAEGRVGQAILSELSGEYEWRLLDRDPPTRDTDHEFVVADITDEEAVRDAMADVGAVVHLAGDPRPEAPWNSVLTNNIDGTRNVLEAAVDEGVEKVAFASSNHAVGAYETDERTPDMYRTDDEFRLDGDEFPRPGNLYGVSKATGEILGRYYHDEYGLSVVCVRIGNLTRNHPPRDYERGQAMWLSHRDCAHLFDRCIRADYGFEVVYGISDNDRKYYSIERAKEVLGYDPQDNSAEFADAECPAGN is encoded by the coding sequence ATGGACGACCCAGTCCTGCTTACGGGCGCGGAGGGCCGCGTCGGGCAGGCCATCCTCTCGGAGCTGTCGGGGGAGTACGAGTGGCGGCTGCTCGACCGGGACCCGCCGACCCGCGACACCGACCACGAGTTCGTCGTCGCCGACATCACCGACGAGGAGGCGGTCCGGGACGCGATGGCGGACGTCGGCGCGGTCGTGCACCTCGCGGGCGATCCCCGGCCGGAGGCCCCGTGGAACAGCGTCCTGACCAACAACATCGACGGCACCCGGAACGTGCTGGAGGCGGCGGTCGACGAGGGCGTCGAGAAGGTCGCGTTCGCCTCGTCGAACCACGCGGTCGGCGCCTACGAGACCGACGAGCGCACGCCCGACATGTACCGGACCGACGACGAGTTCCGGCTCGACGGCGACGAGTTCCCCCGGCCGGGCAACCTCTACGGCGTCAGCAAGGCGACCGGCGAGATCCTGGGGCGGTACTACCACGACGAGTACGGCCTGAGCGTCGTCTGCGTCCGCATCGGCAACCTCACCCGGAACCACCCGCCGCGCGACTACGAGCGCGGCCAGGCGATGTGGCTCTCCCACCGCGACTGCGCCCACCTCTTCGACAGGTGTATCCGGGCCGACTACGGCTTCGAGGTCGTCTACGGCATCTCGGACAACGACCGGAAGTACTACTCCATCGAGCGCGCGAAGGAGGTGCTGGGCTACGACCCCCAGGACAACTCCGCGGAGTTCGCGGACGCCGAGTGCCCCGCGGGGAACTGA
- a CDS encoding histone deacetylase family protein has protein sequence MNFGYSEDCLSHDTGERHPENPDRLRAIREGLARKHGVEYVGAEPADRASVEAVHDPDYVAEFREFCESGGGNWDPDTVAVRATWEAALRSAGLARWAARAALDGDDGRDTPFAIGRPPGHHAVEDDAMGFCFFNNAAVAARRVVEADDVDADRVAIFDWDVHHGNGTQDIFFDAGDVFYASFHEDGLYPGTGESDETGEGEGEGATLNLPLPAGAGDPEYRDAVDDLVAPAFRAFDPDLVLVSAGFDAHRHDPISRMRVSTEGYGMLADRVRDVADETDAALGFVLEGGYGLDTLAESVAEVHETFDGKRPLTPDEEADEDVRELIDELRQSHPILDG, from the coding sequence ATGAACTTCGGCTACAGCGAGGACTGTCTCTCACACGACACGGGCGAGCGCCACCCCGAGAACCCCGACCGGCTCCGGGCCATCAGGGAGGGGCTGGCGCGCAAGCACGGCGTCGAGTACGTGGGCGCCGAGCCCGCCGACCGGGCCAGCGTGGAGGCGGTCCACGACCCCGACTACGTCGCGGAGTTCCGGGAGTTCTGCGAGTCGGGCGGCGGCAACTGGGACCCCGACACCGTGGCGGTCCGAGCCACGTGGGAGGCCGCGCTCCGGTCGGCCGGACTGGCCCGGTGGGCGGCCCGCGCCGCGCTCGACGGCGACGACGGCCGCGACACGCCGTTCGCCATCGGGCGACCGCCGGGCCACCACGCGGTCGAGGACGACGCGATGGGCTTCTGCTTCTTCAACAACGCCGCGGTCGCGGCCCGCCGCGTCGTCGAGGCCGACGACGTCGACGCCGACCGGGTCGCCATCTTCGACTGGGACGTCCACCACGGCAACGGCACCCAGGACATCTTCTTCGACGCCGGCGACGTCTTCTACGCCTCGTTCCACGAAGACGGCCTCTACCCCGGGACGGGCGAGAGCGACGAGACCGGCGAAGGGGAGGGCGAGGGCGCGACCCTCAACCTCCCGCTGCCCGCGGGCGCGGGCGACCCCGAGTACCGCGACGCCGTCGACGACCTGGTCGCGCCGGCGTTCCGCGCGTTCGACCCCGACCTGGTGCTGGTGAGCGCGGGCTTCGACGCCCACCGCCACGACCCCATCTCCCGGATGCGGGTCTCGACCGAGGGGTACGGCATGCTGGCCGACCGGGTCCGCGACGTCGCCGACGAGACCGACGCGGCGCTCGGGTTCGTCCTCGAAGGCGGCTACGGCCTCGACACGCTGGCCGAGAGCGTGGCCGAGGTCCACGAGACGTTCGACGGCAAGCGGCCGCTGACGCCCGACGAGGAGGCCGACGAGGACGTCCGGGAGCTCATCGATGAGCTCCGCCAGTCGCACCCGATTCTCGACGGATAG
- a CDS encoding histone family protein — MSVELPFAPVDTIIRRNAGDLRVSADAAEELARRIQRHGAELAVDAAERATRDGRKTLMSQDFGVEQVVDKDSLELPVAPVDRIARLDIDDSYRVAMDARIALADILEDYADNVAKAAAVLARHADRRTVKAEDIETYFELFG, encoded by the coding sequence ATGAGCGTCGAGCTGCCGTTCGCTCCGGTCGACACGATCATCAGACGGAACGCGGGAGACCTCCGGGTCAGCGCGGACGCCGCCGAGGAGCTGGCCCGGCGCATCCAGCGCCACGGGGCCGAACTCGCGGTCGACGCCGCCGAGCGCGCCACCCGGGACGGCCGGAAGACGCTGATGAGCCAGGACTTCGGCGTCGAGCAGGTGGTCGACAAGGACAGCCTCGAGCTCCCGGTCGCGCCGGTCGACCGCATCGCGCGGCTCGACATCGACGACAGCTACCGGGTGGCGATGGACGCCCGCATCGCGCTGGCGGACATCCTCGAGGACTACGCCGACAACGTCGCGAAGGCGGCCGCCGTCCTCGCGCGCCACGCCGACCGCCGGACGGTCAAGGCCGAGGACATCGAGACGTACTTCGAGCTGTTCGGGTGA
- a CDS encoding DUF309 domain-containing protein, giving the protein MDNHLRAGVAVYNDGEYHAAHDAWEDHWLDLDAGTDDERFLHGLIQFTAAVHHASGANWPGVRGLAESAAEYLDDVPADYRGVNVGEVRAYLRAVAADPEHVERVAPPDLTHEGVALRPEDLRFEAAAGAAEVLAEEHGYDEEILEKAVAYARDDLDADRATSQFVTFVMDFARDEANRAIVFRRLRDAVGKRDHEEEDVAGLFD; this is encoded by the coding sequence ATGGACAACCACCTCCGGGCCGGCGTCGCCGTCTACAACGACGGCGAGTACCACGCGGCCCACGACGCGTGGGAGGACCACTGGCTCGACCTGGACGCGGGGACCGACGACGAGCGGTTCCTCCACGGGCTCATCCAGTTCACGGCCGCGGTCCACCACGCCAGCGGCGCGAACTGGCCGGGGGTCCGGGGGCTCGCCGAGAGCGCAGCCGAGTACCTCGACGACGTGCCGGCCGACTACCGCGGCGTGAACGTCGGCGAGGTCCGTGCGTACCTCCGGGCCGTCGCTGCCGACCCCGAGCACGTCGAACGGGTCGCGCCGCCCGACCTGACCCACGAGGGCGTCGCGCTCCGCCCCGAGGACCTGCGCTTCGAGGCGGCCGCCGGCGCGGCGGAAGTACTGGCCGAGGAGCACGGCTACGACGAGGAGATCCTCGAGAAGGCGGTCGCGTACGCCCGCGACGATCTCGACGCCGACCGCGCCACCAGCCAGTTCGTCACGTTCGTGATGGACTTCGCGCGCGACGAGGCGAACCGGGCCATCGTCTTCCGGCGACTCCGGGACGCGGTCGGCAAGCGCGACCACGAGGAGGAGGACGTGGCCGGGCTGTTCGACTGA
- a CDS encoding DUF7344 domain-containing protein: MASVEALSRKLARAKVEDATGEAPSTETARAELHHVHLPKLADHDLVGYDAQSGSVRYRPDERVETLVQFLAER; encoded by the coding sequence GTGGCGTCGGTCGAGGCACTGAGCCGCAAGCTCGCCCGCGCGAAGGTCGAAGACGCGACCGGGGAAGCGCCGTCGACGGAGACGGCCAGAGCGGAGCTGCACCACGTCCACCTCCCGAAGCTGGCGGACCACGATCTGGTCGGGTACGACGCCCAGTCGGGGTCGGTTCGGTACCGTCCCGACGAGCGAGTGGAGACCCTCGTCCAGTTCCTGGCGGAGCGATAG
- a CDS encoding single-stranded DNA binding protein, whose amino-acid sequence MGAIEDVYADLDADVSLEEFREAVEEKVEQMGGLADEETAAMLIAHELDEEGGEVESVADIEPGMEEVKFVAKVVGVGDVRTFERDDEDREDGRVLNVEVADETGSIRITFWDKQADAGEDELEVGDTLRIAGRPKEGYNGVEVNVDQAQPDDETDIDVQVQDTYRVEDLSLGLSDVNLRGKVLDTDAVRTFSRDDGSEGKVANLKLGDPTGRIRVTLWDERTDRAEELDPGVSVEVVDGYVRERDGSLELHVGNRGAVEEIEEDVEYVPETADIADLEIGDEVDVGGVVRSADPKRTFDRDDGSEGQVRNIRVQDETGDLRVALWGEKADKDIAPGDEVQLADIEIQDGWEDDIEGSAGWQSTVTVLGEAGPGAAGGDADGGSAASDSGETGLDAFGGDGDTAGSTGSAGATADSANAGGDAGGDGGGGEGEHVEFTGTVVQAGDPIILDDGEQTVSVESSADVTLGQKVTARGELSDGTLDAEDVF is encoded by the coding sequence ATGGGCGCGATAGAGGACGTTTACGCCGACCTCGACGCCGACGTCTCGCTGGAGGAGTTCCGCGAGGCGGTCGAGGAGAAGGTCGAGCAGATGGGCGGGCTGGCCGACGAGGAGACGGCCGCGATGCTCATCGCCCACGAGCTGGACGAGGAGGGCGGCGAGGTCGAGAGCGTCGCGGACATCGAACCGGGCATGGAGGAGGTCAAGTTCGTGGCGAAGGTCGTCGGCGTCGGCGACGTGCGCACGTTCGAGCGCGACGACGAGGACCGCGAGGACGGCCGCGTGCTCAACGTCGAGGTGGCCGACGAGACCGGCTCGATACGCATCACGTTCTGGGACAAGCAGGCCGACGCCGGCGAGGACGAACTCGAGGTCGGCGACACCCTCCGCATCGCGGGCCGCCCCAAGGAGGGGTACAACGGCGTGGAGGTCAACGTCGACCAGGCCCAACCCGACGACGAGACCGACATCGACGTGCAGGTCCAGGACACCTACCGGGTCGAGGACCTCTCGCTGGGCCTCTCGGACGTGAACCTCCGCGGGAAGGTGCTCGACACCGACGCGGTCCGGACGTTCTCCCGGGACGACGGCTCGGAGGGGAAGGTCGCCAACCTCAAGCTGGGCGACCCGACCGGCCGCATCCGCGTCACGCTCTGGGACGAGCGCACCGACCGCGCCGAGGAACTCGACCCCGGCGTCTCGGTCGAGGTGGTCGACGGCTACGTCCGGGAGCGCGACGGCAGCCTGGAGCTCCACGTCGGCAACCGCGGCGCCGTCGAGGAGATCGAGGAGGACGTCGAATACGTGCCCGAGACCGCCGACATCGCCGACCTGGAGATCGGCGACGAGGTCGACGTCGGCGGCGTCGTGCGCTCGGCTGACCCCAAGCGCACCTTCGACCGCGACGACGGCTCGGAGGGCCAGGTCCGCAACATCCGCGTGCAGGACGAGACCGGCGATCTCCGGGTCGCGCTCTGGGGCGAGAAGGCGGACAAGGACATCGCTCCGGGCGACGAGGTCCAGTTGGCCGACATCGAGATCCAGGACGGCTGGGAGGACGACATCGAGGGATCGGCGGGCTGGCAGTCGACCGTGACCGTGCTCGGCGAGGCCGGGCCCGGCGCGGCCGGCGGCGACGCCGACGGCGGAAGCGCCGCGAGCGACAGCGGCGAGACGGGCCTCGACGCCTTCGGCGGCGACGGCGATACGGCCGGAAGTACCGGTTCGGCCGGCGCTACCGCCGACTCCGCGAACGCCGGTGGCGACGCCGGCGGTGACGGAGGCGGCGGTGAGGGCGAGCACGTCGAGTTCACGGGGACCGTCGTGCAGGCCGGCGACCCCATCATCCTCGACGACGGCGAGCAGACGGTCAGCGTCGAGTCGAGCGCCGACGTGACCCTGGGTCAGAAGGTGACCGCCCGGGGCGAACTCAGCGACGGCACCCTCGACGCCGAGGACGTGTTCTGA
- a CDS encoding TrmB family transcriptional regulator, whose product MAETDKQAEAAGLLQQLGLKEYEAKCFVALTQVQTATAKEISEIADVPRTRVYDAIRVLEAQGLVEIQHTNPRQYRGVPLEEAAQTLRRQYESRIDELQETLDAIEPAETADEPVTHEVWSLSGSDGITSRTLQLLEDAENEVVFIISEESLMTDELVEALSGCAARGVDILVGTVTPGLQDELRERVPDAEVFVSELEWLHANGEDQVAIGRMLLVDQNTILLSSVEESGGGEKAIFGRGFQNGLVVITRRLMATGLLPLRDPRQ is encoded by the coding sequence ATGGCTGAGACCGACAAACAAGCGGAGGCCGCTGGATTGCTCCAGCAACTCGGCCTCAAAGAATACGAAGCGAAGTGTTTCGTCGCACTGACGCAGGTACAGACGGCGACGGCCAAAGAGATCAGCGAGATCGCCGACGTTCCCCGGACGCGGGTGTACGACGCGATTCGCGTGCTGGAGGCGCAGGGGCTGGTCGAGATCCAGCACACCAACCCCCGCCAGTACCGGGGCGTCCCGCTCGAGGAGGCCGCCCAGACGCTCCGGCGCCAGTACGAATCGCGCATCGACGAACTTCAGGAGACGCTCGACGCCATCGAACCGGCCGAGACCGCCGACGAACCGGTGACCCACGAGGTGTGGTCGCTCTCGGGCAGCGACGGGATCACGAGTCGGACGCTCCAGTTGCTCGAGGACGCCGAGAACGAAGTCGTGTTCATCATCAGCGAGGAGTCGCTGATGACCGACGAGTTGGTCGAGGCGCTGTCCGGGTGCGCCGCCCGCGGCGTCGACATCCTCGTCGGCACGGTGACGCCGGGCCTTCAGGACGAACTGCGCGAACGTGTCCCCGACGCGGAGGTGTTCGTATCGGAACTCGAATGGCTCCACGCGAACGGCGAGGACCAGGTGGCCATCGGTCGGATGCTGCTGGTCGACCAGAACACGATCCTCCTGAGCTCGGTCGAGGAGTCGGGCGGCGGGGAGAAGGCCATCTTCGGCCGCGGCTTCCAGAACGGTCTCGTCGTCATCACGCGCCGACTGATGGCGACCGGGCTGCTGCCGCTCCGGGACCCCCGTCAGTGA
- a CDS encoding HalOD1 output domain-containing protein, translating to MISAQRRPLGPSLTSLLVEEIANHKGVDPDDPGFCLYEDTDPEALELLLEGTEGPMTTRFRIAGVDVTVEKTDAGDISVDVESAVQQRPTSD from the coding sequence ATGATATCGGCACAACGACGGCCGCTCGGGCCATCGCTGACGTCGCTGCTCGTCGAGGAGATCGCGAACCACAAGGGCGTCGATCCGGACGACCCCGGGTTCTGCCTCTACGAGGACACCGACCCCGAGGCGCTCGAACTCCTGCTGGAGGGGACCGAGGGCCCGATGACCACGCGATTCCGGATCGCCGGTGTCGACGTGACCGTCGAGAAGACCGACGCGGGGGACATCAGCGTCGACGTCGAGTCCGCGGTCCAGCAGCGACCGACCTCGGACTGA